In Saccharomyces paradoxus chromosome IV, complete sequence, the DNA window GCCGGAATATTGCGTACGCTTcaataagaaaagtaaattCCGACGGGAATTCGGCAAGAAAAGTAAAGCGTGGGCCGCTTCACTAAattgagaaaaagaattctTTAGAGGATCATACGTAGGAAAAACATGATCTCTTCGCCTCTCTCCTGGCGAAGCCAGGAGAGAGGCGATACAGACGTTGCGACTGACAAAAGTTTTGAACAAAGTCACAATGGCCTGTCCCACCATCCCTTATtcataatttgaaaaatatgatcaAAATTGCTGCGGAATTTTCCCTTGCGAGAAGACGAAGATATAGGCAATAGGCAATAGGCAATGATTTAACTTGCCGTCTTGGTTCTTGCTGACGATGGGTGAGTAATACTATTACCTGTTTTTAAGGGCCTCATCGCTGGCCATTTCCTACACCTGTTTAAATgactgatgatgatatatAAACGATATTGGCCGCTTATCGATAACTGTTGCTTTGATACGTTCCCAATTCGATTATTCTTGGTTCTTATcttaataaataaagaaaggaaagatccagtattttttatcaaaagatGACCGCTGCTAAACCAAATCCATACGCTGCTAAGCCAGGTGACTATCTTTCCAATGTAAATAATTTCCAACTGATTGATTCAACCCTGAGAGAAGGTGAACAATTTGCTAACGCATTCTTCGAtactgaaaagaaaattgaaatcgCTAGGGCTCTGGATGATTTTGGTGTTGATTACATCGAGCTAACCTCACCCGTAGCATCTGAACAGTCCAAAAAGGACTGTGAAGCTATATGTAAACTAGGTTTAAAGGCCAAGATCCTTACACACATTCGTTGTCACATGGATGACGCCAAAGTCGCCGTAGAGACTGGTGTCGACGGTGTCGACGTCGTCATCGGTACCTCCAAATTTTTAAGACAGTACTCCCACGGTAAGGATATGAACTACATTGCCAAGAGCGCTGTTGAGGTTATTGAATTCGTCAAATCCAAAGGTATTGAAATCAGATTCTCCTCTGAAGATTCCTTCAGAAGTGACCTAGTTGACCTTTTGAACATCTATAAAACCGTTGACAAGATCGGTGTAAATAGAGTCGGTATCGCCGACACAGTGGGATGTGCTAACCCAAGGCAAGTATATGAACTTATCAGAACTTTGAAGAGTGTTGTCTCATGTGACATTGAATGCCACTTCCACAACGATACTGGTTGCGCCATTGCCAACGCCTATACAGCCTTGGAAGGTGGTGCCAGATTGATTGACGTCAGTGTACTGGGTATTGGTGAAAGAAACGGTATCACTCCTCTCGGTGGGCTCATGGCAAGAATGATTGTTGCCGCACCAGAATACGTCAAGTCCAAATACAAGCTGCACAAGATTAGAGATATCGAAAATCTGGTAGCTGAAGCTGTGGAAGTTAACATTCCATTTAACAACCCTATCACTGGGTTCTGTGCATTCACACATAAAGCAGGTATCCATGCCAAAGCCATCTTAGCGAACCCATCCACTTATGAAATCTTGGATCCTCACGATTTCGGTATGAAGAGATATATTCACTTTGCCAACAGATTAACAGGTTGGAACGCCATCAAGGCTAGAGTTGACCAGTTGAACTTGAATTTGACGGATGACCAAATCAAGGAAGTTACGGCTAAGATCAAGAAACTGGGCGATGTCAGATCGCTGAACATCGACGATGTCGACTCCATCATTAAGAACTTCCACACGGAGGTCAGCACCCCTCAGGTACTATCtgcaaaaaagaacaagaagaatgACAGCGATGTTCCGGAATTAGCCACCATCCCAGCCGCTAAGCGGACTAAGCCATCTGCTTAACGTTCTTAAACCATTACATAATGTTCTTTCACTCATTACATATGATATATAGCATCTCTACATCTACATATCTAAATGATGATTTTCTCATCTACTTGTCCGATACATATTAACGAAGATTTACCTTCCCGTGATGCCGGGCCAATCAGACGCGCGTATTTCCGGCAGAATAAGGGGAGGCTGCAGCGGGTACCAGCTATCCAGATATTCACAGTTATGCCAATCAACTGTCTAGTTGCTGTGAACCATCGTCTTGCAGTGTAACGGGCTTTTGGGGCTAGAAAAGGTTAACAATCGTTAGAGAGGGAGAAAGTCTTAACTTGacttgttttccttgttttctcatattttaaaatcctttttcaacttcttcgtAGTGGAATTTGTTCTTGCTATTTTAAAGGAGTGCATATCACAAAGCATTACTAGAGCACATTTTTACACGGTTCCACAAAAGAATATGTTACCACGTTCAGCACTAGCACGCTCATTGCAACTACAGCGCGGAGTGGCCGCAAGGTTCTACTCTGAAGGTTCTACCGGGACGCCAAGAGGTTCCGGTTCAGAGGATTCGTTTGTTAAAAGGGAAAGGGCTACGGAAGACTACTTCGTCAGGCAGCGTGAGAAGGAGCAATTACGCCATTTGAAGGAACAGCTGGAAAAACAACGAAAGAAGATTGATTCcttggaaaataaaattgacTCGATGACCAAATGATCATGCGTTTccacaaaattttttttagaatatTCTTACTTTTATAGTCAAACAACAGAAAAAACTATATAATAATACGTCACACTGAGCTTTTGCACCTTCGATAATTATCATTCTAGTTTTCCTCTACCTTTGCATTTTCCTCTTGTCTGACCAATGTCACTCATTATTTCCACTTTCTGCGCGCAAAGTTCGTCCCAGTGCGGAAACGCATAGAAAGGTAGGAATAGTATGGAACATagaaaagttcaaaagaaCGTGAATAGGTGGTATATCTAAAGTTcgaaatttcaaaatccacttgattttttcctgACTAAGCTTAACCCAACCCCAAGCATATATCTAGCATTTCTTCgcattcaaaatttttcttacaTTCTTTGACGTTTTAAAAATCATACCTCGTATTCTTTacacaaaagaaagatacCTGTGAAATATTTCCGAATATGGTTCGATTAAATCATGCAGCATCGTATTTTATGCCCGTTTTCTGCTCTACAAGGCCTCATATAGTGGTAGTTTCTGCGTTGCTTAGTATTTCGCTATTCTCACTATTCTATGTGTCGTCCGAGTTACTACTGCACGAGTATGATGATCCATTGATGTTCAAACCAAATTCGCAGGACTATTTCAgaacttttcttctggGGCTCTTTTCGccatttctttattatttcctGAAGACCTTTCTATTTAATATAAATCAAAGGTTTTTAATATTGAACCTGATAGTGGATTTTCCCATCAACGACGCCTTTATGCTTATAATACTGATTGGTTTGGCGTACCCGCAGGTGCAAGATCATGAAGGCAGTACGAGCAAGCACAAGGAATCTTCTTGGCATATCATTCCAAGGCAAGCCTATATCTTTGGCATATCATGGGCATTGGGTGAGTTCACTATATGCATAATAGGGAATTTGTTTAACTATCAAGAAATGGCCGATCCAAACATTAATAGTGGTTTCACACACCAAGAAAGCGCCAACACTAACtctaacaataataatatgagCCATAAAGATGACCGCGGTTGTGGTACAGAACATCATCACAACTTCGTAGAGAGAAGTGATATTACATTATCCAAATGTATCGAAGTAAGAAACGACTCATCTTTAATATCGAATAACGTATATTCGTCTGAGTACCACCCAATCAAACCTCTACATTCCTCGTCATCAGCTTATGGCAGCATACAACAGCAATCTCATGAGAATAAGAAGCAGCAACATGTACCGGATAATTCGCAGGACGATACAATTATCATGATGAACCCCATCGACAATTCATTAAAGCTGACAACTCTAGATACGGATGACTTGAGCTTCCCCTTAAACGAAGAAGAACccattttgaagaaatcttttggTTACACATGGGCGATCCCTAATGAGAATACTCAAAATACCACTAAAAGCTTTACATCCATAAAGAGGTTTCTTGCATTTAGCACGGCATACCAATTGGTTACTGGCTTATTGTTGATGGTATTGGTAGTTGGTAGCAACATCATGTTGACAATTGGGGAATCATTGATCTTGTCGATGTACTTCGTCTATGTTCGCGGTCATGAAGGATTGTTTACACCCGTGGTAAACTACTTTGGCTCAAGAAccatttcaaatttcattttatgCGTAATAATTCCATTTATATCCCTAAACTTCCTCATCAACACTACGATATATTTAAGAAGAGAGCTGGACGATTGGTTTAATGATTCACAAGGGGAGTTTGAGGAGGACGACGAGCATGCCGCCAGTAAGAAGCTAGCTGCAAATCAAGAGTATCAACATCCACTGAGTGCAAATTACATGTCGATGGATAATCCTGATGTAATAAATAGCAGCCCGGGTCACTTCGGGTTGAATTCAGGCCAGCTGTTAGGTAATTCGGCGTTATATTATGGTAGTTCAAATGGGGATTATGATGATATGACCAGTGACTCCGCTTTATTAAGATTCTGCAAAAAGCTAGTCAAAAGTTGGAGGGCTCTAGCAAGAAATGATTCTTTTGTACTTGGGGTAATGGTTTCCTGGagtcttcttgttttcgTGACGGGTATAGTTTCAACAGTTTATATATAGTATCTAAGAACTGTGCACATATTAGGGTATTGGTACACCTAGAAGTCTTAGTCTTATACATCTTGCCCCAATGGGGGGGTCAAACTTAATAAACGTTGGGAAGAACGGAACATAAGGGTAAAGTATGATTATGTTTCACTCTAGAGTTATCTTTGAACATGAATTTGTAagtaaatataaaaatatacgaaaaaaaactttctaAACCTGCTTTAAGGGTTCAGCTATATCAAGCAATTCACTAACTAATGGCTATGCAGAAGCAAACatttgttcaaaagaaggaagacCTGAAGTGACAGCCATGCATGATTCAGTGTGAAGCTCACATTGCATGTTACAATTTTGCCTCTATTTGTGGCTGCCAAGCTGAAGCTCATCCGCATTAGTAAAAAATCTTAGATTAGCACAGCGCGGAAACCAGCGTcactaatttttttttactgttGCACTAAAAAAAACCAGCTTGAATAGGTAGTCCTGCTCGAAAGAAATAGTCAAGCCTTGCTTATTATGGTTCTGCTTAATGGTGCAGTCCATTTATACATTCATGCAACGTGGTAAATATGTGTTTCGATGTTTCTGTATTTAAGTGTTTGGGCTGCTTGCTGTTAGTAGAAGAGTGCATTAATATTCATATATCTCTAATAACATATATTTGGGTGGATATACATAAAATAAGATAGGAGAAAGTTGCTTCAGTGATCAACATTATTAGTTAAGAAGGAGTACTCTCAAAGAGATGATTTCCGACTACGACGCTCTTTTGCAATTCAACAAAAGACCTGTTTCGCAAGAAATGATTCAGTTCTTAGCTACGTCCACTGCTTCCATAATCCAAATAAGGCAGAACAATAATTCAGTCCATGGATGCCAACCACCAGACTTACCTACATTTATTAAGAACGTCGTCATTCAGTCAAATGTTCAAACACCAACTCTAATGGCCACATCGGTTTACTTAAACAAACTGAAAAGCGtaataccaaaaaatgtGTATGGCATAGAGACCACAAGACACCGGATATTTCTTGGATGTCTAATATTAGCTGCCAAAACGCTGAACGATTCTTCTCCCTGGAACAAACACTGGACCACGTACACGGAAGGTTTACTCAGAGTGCGTGAGGTAAATACCATCGAGCGCGAACTGTTAGAATACTTTAATTGGGATGTGAGAATAACCACACCGGACCTGATTAAATCTCTTTCTTACTTCCTAGGGCCAATCAAGGAACAACTATTTTTACAAAGAAGGCAAGAACTACTGTTGTTTAATGCGCCAAGTCCCGGccaattgaaagaatatattaaTCATAGAAGACCGATTTCACATTCTAGATCTTCTTCTGCCATATCAGTTCCCTCGCTGACATCCATGACAACAGTATCGACAACTGACTCGAGGTCTTCCGTACTGGCAAAATACCAACCGCCTCTACCGTTGGTGGAGTTTGACAattataataaagaaaatcatgTGCCGCCAAGAAATAATGACGATATGTACAATAATTTCAGGGCACAGGAATATGTACACCCAATAAATCATGTGGATGTAACACCACGAAATTCTCCAATAACGTCGCATAAGCCTACAGTTCACCAAAGGTTGAATTTCACAAGGAGGGGCTGGtcatcatttttcaagcaaTAATTCTAAGTCCTTTGCCTTTAGCAAActatataaatattcttctcCATCCTTTAGTTGTCTTAAGTTTgtataatataaataacCGTTCGTCTAGGCCAACTAAACGCACCATGCTACATCTACGAGTCCCTAATAATTAATACTCCTGACATTTCATCTTATTTCTCGAGGAATATCGGCcgagtttttttttatttttacagGTCATAATTCAAAATCTACCTGATTCTGAAAAAGTAGTGGATGCATTGacaacttcttttcttcattttgcATATAATAATCCAGCACTACAAGTGGCGTATAACAGGATGctaagaaatattttggtGAGAAGCGCTGGCAGCCATTTAAAATTTGGTGGTAGATGTATGAAGTCACCAGCTCTTTTAGGATGCTATAGAAGAGTCAACTATTATTCCACCAAGATACAAACAAGACTGACTAGTGAGAACTACCCAGATGTACACAGAGACCCtagattcaaaaaattgacaTCTGACGATTTACATTATTTTAAATCTATTTTATCGGAACAAGAAATATTACAAGCCAACGAATTAGAAGATCTCTCATTCTATAATGAAGATTGGATGAGAAAGTACAAAGGACAGTCAAAGCTAGTATTAAGACCTAAGTCTGtggaaaaagtttctttgattttaaattattgtaacgatgaaaaaattgccGTTGTCCCTCAAGGCGGTAACACTGGGTTGGTAGGTGGTTCCGTGCCTATTTTCGATGAACTAATTCTGTCATTAGCCAATTTAAacaaaataagaaattttgaCCCTGTGTCAGGGATCTTGAAGTGCGATGCTGGTGTAATCTTGGAAAATGCTAACAATTACGTAATGGAACAAAATTATATGTTCCCATTGGATCTGGGAGCTAAAGGCTCCTGCCATGTTGGTGGTGTGGTTGCAACCAACGCTGGAGGACTACGATTATTACGTTACGGTTCACTACATGGAAGCGTGCTAGGCTTGGAAGTGGTGATGCCCAATGGTCAAATTGTCAATAGCATGCATTCCATGAGAAAAGACAACACCGGCTATGATCTGAAACAGCTGTTCATTGGCTCAGAAGGTACTATTGGTATCATCACTGGTGTTTCAGTCTTAACTGTTCCTAAACCAAAGGCGTTTAATGTATCTTACTTGTCTGTTGAAAGTTTTGAAGAcgttcaaaaagttttcgTCAGAGCCAGACAAGAATTATCTGAGATTTTATCCGCTTTTGAATTTATGGATGCTAAATCTCAAATATTGGCAAAAAGCCAATTGAAAGATGCCACTTTTCCCTTGGAAGATGAGCATccattttatattcttATTGAGACGTCAGGGTCAAACAAAGATCACGATGATTCCAAACTTGAAACATTTTTAGAAAACGTCATGGAAGAAGGCATAGTAACGGACGGTGTAGTGGCACAGGATGAAACCGAATTGCAAAATTTGTGGAAGTGGAGAGAAATGATCCCAGAGGCAAGTCAAGCCAACGGCGGTGTTTACAAATACGATGTTTCTTTACCATTAAAGGACCTATATTCTCTAGTTGAAGCCACTAATGTAAAACTTTCTGAAGCTGAGTTAGTTGGTGATTCGCCCAAACCCGTAGTGGGTGCCATTGGATACGGCCATGTGGGTGATGGTAATCTGCACTTAAATGTTGCCGTTAGAGAGTACAACAAAagcattgaaaaaactCTAGAGCCATTTGTCTATGAATTTGTTTCCTCAAAACATGGTTCCGTTAGTGCCGAACATGGCCTGGgtttccaaaagaaaaattacatTGGCTATTCTAAGAGTCccgaagaaattaaaatgATAAAGGATTTAAAGGCTCATTACGATCCTAATGCTATTCTAAACCCTTATAAGTACATTTGAAATGAAATACCAAGTTCTGTAGTTGTACtacatatgtatatatttatcaattttaTATTCTACAATTACGTGTTATAGGATAATTGTGATATTCAAGGAAGAAATTCACCCTTCTTCAAAGTTTCCACGGCACAAGTTGAAATGTGTCTGAATCTTGATGAGCCCAAAGGCGTGCCACCGTACCATCTGGTCACTATTACTAGGACGTTGAATATGTTTGCTCTCTCAAGCAAAGTCAATAAACGTTGCCCAGCACCAGCTTCGCCGCAGTCAGCACATCCTTGCTCAATGTTCTTTGGTTGCATCGTTACCTTTTTTGACTTGTCAGCATGCCTATTATTACTCTTATTAGTTTTActgctcttctttttctgctCTTGCTGAAAGTTCAAATCGTTCGATATTTCGGCCGTTCTCCAGGCATACATGTGCATGTGGGATGCCTTAGAAACgcttttattgttttgagTTAATTCCTGAAGTATGAAGGGTATATCCTTCTGATTCTGTAATGTGCAACATCTtgcttgaaattttgattttctatCAATTAAAACTTCTGATTCATTCCATATTCTCACTAGTTTGCCAACATTCttattcatttcttcacAAAATACTGATGTCAAACATTGGTTCCTGTCTAGGGCTTTATATAATGTCTTTTTTATAGGTGATAAGTGATGCATGACTTACTTCTGGagtatcattattttctcaGTTGCCGTTTTGGGTCTGATTTTTAGAATGCGAAGCTTGTTGAAAAGAGCTAAGGTCAAAAACAATAGTAAGTTGATCGACAGTAAGCACTCCAGTTTCTAAAGATTGCTGACATACATCTAAATTTACCTACCCCGTCGTTGAATGGCATCTCATAGAACAAGACCAGGTTAATATAGGTTTTACTTTGAGTTGTTAGATACACGCAGAAAGCGTCTTTTCACATAATCTGAACATTTTGTTATCGATGGCTACTGGTAAAATTCAATTTGCCGTTTCTACTCCCTGCAATACTAAGGGTAAACCGTCGGGATATAGGTtgtttgaatttaaaaacGATCGATTAGCGCTCATCCCATCAGAAAGGGGTTGCACGAAAGTAGACGTGAATGCAAATATACAAGCATTTTGTTACTTAAGGCCTAATGGTAGAGAAACGTCACAATCTCCAGAAACAACCCATATTTTGGACTCATGCGATTACATGGTGCTGGCGAAGTCCAACGGATTCATTGAAATTATAAGCAACTATCAATTtaagataaaaaatggCCTGCGTTTAGCGCCCTCTTATATCCTTAGATGTACTCCAGAAGATTTCgaatccaatttttttagtgACTATATGATTGCTGGTCTTGAATATAGTCAAGGTTTGTTGTATTGTTGTATGTGCTCCGGTAGAATATACGTTTTTGTAATGAACCTTCCAACTGATTACATTCAGTATAAAAACATGCACAACCCCATGTTTCCAGAttgcttcttcaaagtACATCATGACAACAACACAGCTCAttcttcagaagaagaaaaaatatttaaaagtAGTACGCGGTACACTGGAAGATCATGCTCCAAGCACATCTGCTACTTTCTTTTACCTATAGAGCCGTCCCATTTAAGATCGTCACCTGTGGTCTCTTCGTTTTGCAATATGTATCAAGGTCTGCCCATATACAGGCCTTCGATGTATTTACATATAGAGCGAGGTATTTCCACATTTCACATAAATCCCTTGGACCGGTTTTGTTTCATGACGGTATCACCACGATCACCACTATTTATAAGGAAAATAATACTACCATTGACTTATGTTACGTTTTTAAGCACTTTTATTAACCTGAAAAACAGTATACAGGGAGAGAAATGTGGTGAGATACTTTCGTGGGACAATGTAGCGCAACAAAATGGATTTGGTTCTTTATTCAGCTGGATTAGTAACAAATTTACATTCGATGCGGATATCATAAATTCAACCATTTGGGATGATATTGTAAAGTATTCAGGGACAGGAATGCTAGATTCGGGAATCGTCTGGAAGCAGCGCCAAGGTCACGCTAAAGATGACATATACGAATTATTTCATACTCAAGATATGCTGGGAAGTAGTCGCCGAAATTCCTCCTTCAGCGCTGCTAGTAGTGAACCGAGACCGCTgagcagaagaagaaggggATCATTCCAAGCCTTGACGAGAGACGCTTTTAGGGAGAGAATGGATGTACCCTGTTCAACAAAGTGGGAATTAGATTCGTTTATTAGGGGCTTAAGAAGAAATACATTTATGGtggattttgaaattgtaGAAAAGACTCCTCATAGGAACGGATATGATGGAGTgaatgaagatgataataatacaGACGAAAGTGATGAAACAATGACTTCTTTTCTAACCGATaactataaaaaaatggacaTCGTGTGCATCGATCATTTTGTCACATTAAGCGCATTTCGACCTCGATATTATGACGAACCAATAATTAAGATAGACTCATTatcaaacaaaaatggCTCTGAAAATGGAcctgatgaagaagagtgGGCAGAAAACCAATTGAAAGTGGATGGTCAAGTGATAGATGATGACACTGCTCAATTCAAGCAGGCACTAGGGAATTTATGTTCATTTAAGAAATTATTCATGCTGGACGATTCTTTATGCTTTATACTGGACACACACGGGGTTTTGTTGATAAATagatttgaaattcaaaataccaaaaatttgttgaagaatgCCAAGGATACAATTCGAATAATACCGCATGATTTCGGATTGATTAATGATGCAATTGTTATAATCAATGATATAGACATGGGCACAAATAATGTTTGCAGTCTAACGTTTCATTTAGTCGTAACATCAATGGCAGGAGAGATAACTGTTTTCAAGGgcgaatttttcaatgactCCAGATTGGGGAGAATAAAGCTGTGTGATTCACTAAAGCTAAATAGAAAAGATCGGTTTGTAGACAAACTTGCTTTGATCGATTATGACGGTTTAAACGCgcaaaagagaagattGGACTACGATGAAAATGACCTTTATACATTTATTGtgaaaaaggtaaaaaaagactAGTTCGAGTTGCATACAGATTAGGTGTAATAAACCATGGCGTATGAGATAGCAGAAGTTTTAAGACGTATTCAcgtatatgtatgtatatgttattgttattaccTCTGATCGTACGAAGGCCTTTGTCGTAACAAGAAGACGTAAGAGATTTACACGCTATTTTGATTAATGGCCGAGTTAAGTATTTTGTCTATAATCTTtcattaagaaaaatataatgtAACCAAGAACAGCTTGTTTAAAGGACTTCTTTGTTAAAagttatcttcttttcccCAAGGTACCACTCCTATATGGTTGATAAGAGTTATAGTTTCTGTAATTGGAAGAGCCAGGAAtgtcattgttattataGGTAGAAGGGTTATATCTGGAACCATACATATTTTCGGATATCGACGAAACGTTTCCTTTTGTATTCTGATATCGTGAATTTTTactaatattattattgagTGACAGCGTCTCGCCCCTTATGGTAGGTTGAATGACATTAGGCTTTTGGTAAGGAGGAGGATGAAAATTCGATGCTCTACGTTTACTTCTGCCACTATGAGTGTGATCATTTTGTGAATGTCTTTTATGTGAAGATCTCGGTAGTGGCTCCTCGTCATATATAGACCCGCTAAATtggttttcattttcctccGCATTTCTGTTTATGTGACGGTAGTATTCTTGTTTTAGCTCAGCTGATAAATTAGAACCGGTGAACGCACTCCCATCCTCGTTAGGTACCCTAGATGAtctgttttctttgcaatCATCACCAAAGTGCCCCTTTCCACCACAGTTATAACAATATATAGTATGAAAGGGAAGGACTTTGGGCTTTgccttttcattatcatctATTAAAATATATGCTCTCCATATGCTAGGAcatctttcttttgagTGTTTCTTACTCTTACAAAGAGTGcattgaacttttttccatttatGCGGACATTGAGACCTGTAATGACCCACTTCGTCACACTTTGAACACTGGATAGCCTTCGGACAATGTCGAGAATAATGATCATCTGTCACCCCGCAGTACGAACATATTATATGAGGACAGTCCTTTTTCAAGTGACCCCTTTGAGAGCAATTATTACACTTAGGTGCAGCTTCTTTAATAGCATCCTTGTCATCATCGCTTACGCCAAAATATCTACCTTGTCCTCTCAAAGCTCTTAATTCGTTAGGATTACTATTTACTTCCTCTATTGAAGGTGCTACAAGTTTATCTGGAGGAGTTGTGGGCGCCGTATCGACGACATATGGTACCGTATTATTCTCCATGAGGGTGGCGGGAGATGAAGTGAGCTATTGTTGTTATGCAGAGGTTTTACTTCTCTCTGATGCAGCCGATAACCACAAcgtttttcaaattgtttcTTGCCATTCTATAAAGTGTAAAAAAATCGCTACCCGGATTCATGCGTGCATTTAGTAGTAATGACATATTTTTATGCACGTAATAATTACCACGAATGGGCATCTGGAATGATATGTTTTCTTTAAGTATGAACATTATATATTACATGAGatatatttcaaagtatacgtgaaggaagaaaaaaggtaaCTGAATTCTCACCTGTAATCATTAGCAGGCTCATTTGGATCAATTTTAAAGATCTTGTCCGGGTTCATGATCCTCTTTGGATCAATAGCTAGCTTAATCTTTCTCATCAAATCGACAGGAGCCTCACCTAGTTCTTCCAGCAAGTACTCTCTTTTACCAATACCAATCCCATGTTCACCTGTGCATGTGCCTTCTGCATCCAGTGCTCTCTTGACCATTCTATCAACAAGCTGGCTACAAGCTTCGTGTTCTTCAGGGGTTCTGTAGACGATGAATGCATGAAAGTTACCATCACCTGCATGACCGACAATAGCGTTGATCAATTTACTAGCTTGCATGTCCTTTTTAGTTTCGTGGATAACCTTGTCGAACTGGGACACAGGAACAGCTACATCAGTCGTCCAGATTTTTGCAGATTTGTCTTTGCTCTTGTCTGCATCTAGCACAGACCATAGCGCGACCTTTCTAGCTTCCCATAATTCTAATTTTTCGTCATCGTCTTTGGCAAACTCGAAACTGTTGCAGTGATTTAACTGGGCGACAGCT includes these proteins:
- a CDS encoding uncharacterized protein (similar to YDL177C) — its product is MNKNVGKLVRIWNESEVLIDRKSKFQARCCTLQNQKDIPFILQELTQNNKSVSKASHMHMYAWRTAEISNDLNFQQEQKKKSSKTNKSNNRHADKSKKVTMQPKNIEQGCADCGEAGAGQRLLTLLERANIFNVLVIVTRWYGGTPLGSSRFRHISTCAVETLKKGEFLP
- the LYS20 gene encoding homocitrate synthase LYS20 (Homocitrate synthase isozyme~similar to YDL182W) → MTAAKPNPYAAKPGDYLSNVNNFQLIDSTLREGEQFANAFFDTEKKIEIARALDDFGVDYIELTSPVASEQSKKDCEAICKLGLKAKILTHIRCHMDDAKVAVETGVDGVDVVIGTSKFLRQYSHGKDMNYIAKSAVEVIEFVKSKGIEIRFSSEDSFRSDLVDLLNIYKTVDKIGVNRVGIADTVGCANPRQVYELIRTLKSVVSCDIECHFHNDTGCAIANAYTALEGGARLIDVSVLGIGERNGITPLGGLMARMIVAAPEYVKSKYKLHKIRDIENLVAEAVEVNIPFNNPITGFCAFTHKAGIHAKAILANPSTYEILDPHDFGMKRYIHFANRLTGWNAIKARVDQLNLNLTDDQIKEVTAKIKKLGDVRSLNIDDVDSIIKNFHTEVSTPQVLSAKKNKKNDSDVPELATIPAAKRTKPSA
- the INH1 gene encoding ATPase inhibitor (Protein that inhibits ATP hydrolysis by the F1F0-ATP synthase~similar to YDL181W) is translated as MLPRSALARSLQLQRGVAARFYSEGSTGTPRGSGSEDSFVKRERATEDYFVRQREKEQLRHLKEQLEKQRKKIDSLENKIDSMTK
- the AIT1 gene encoding Ait1p (similar to YDL180W); translation: MVRLNHAASYFMPVFCSTRPHIVVVSALLSISLFSLFYVSSELLLHEYDDPLMFKPNSQDYFRTFLLGLFSPFLYYFLKTFLFNINQRFLILNLIVDFPINDAFMLIILIGLAYPQVQDHEGSTSKHKESSWHIIPRQAYIFGISWALGEFTICIIGNLFNYQEMADPNINSGFTHQESANTNSNNNNMSHKDDRGCGTEHHHNFVERSDITLSKCIEVRNDSSLISNNVYSSEYHPIKPLHSSSSAYGSIQQQSHENKKQQHVPDNSQDDTIIMMNPIDNSLKLTTLDTDDLSFPLNEEEPILKKSFGYTWAIPNENTQNTTKSFTSIKRFLAFSTAYQLVTGLLLMVLVVGSNIMLTIGESLILSMYFVYVRGHEGLFTPVVNYFGSRTISNFILCVIIPFISLNFLINTTIYLRRELDDWFNDSQGEFEEDDEHAASKKLAANQEYQHPLSANYMSMDNPDVINSSPGHFGLNSGQLLGNSALYYGSSNGDYDDMTSDSALLRFCKKLVKSWRALARNDSFVLGVMVSWSLLVFVTGIVSTVYI
- the DLD2 gene encoding D-lactate dehydrogenase (D-lactate dehydrogenase~similar to YDL178W), which codes for MLRNILVRSAGSHLKFGGRCMKSPALLGCYRRVNYYSTKIQTRLTSENYPDVHRDPRFKKLTSDDLHYFKSILSEQEILQANELEDLSFYNEDWMRKYKGQSKLVLRPKSVEKVSLILNYCNDEKIAVVPQGGNTGLVGGSVPIFDELILSLANLNKIRNFDPVSGILKCDAGVILENANNYVMEQNYMFPLDLGAKGSCHVGGVVATNAGGLRLLRYGSLHGSVLGLEVVMPNGQIVNSMHSMRKDNTGYDLKQLFIGSEGTIGIITGVSVLTVPKPKAFNVSYLSVESFEDVQKVFVRARQELSEILSAFEFMDAKSQILAKSQLKDATFPLEDEHPFYILIETSGSNKDHDDSKLETFLENVMEEGIVTDGVVAQDETELQNLWKWREMIPEASQANGGVYKYDVSLPLKDLYSLVEATNVKLSEAELVGDSPKPVVGAIGYGHVGDGNLHLNVAVREYNKSIEKTLEPFVYEFVSSKHGSVSAEHGLGFQKKNYIGYSKSPEEIKMIKDLKAHYDPNAILNPYKYI
- the PCL9 gene encoding Pcl9p (Cyclin~similar to YDL179W), producing MISDYDALLQFNKRPVSQEMIQFLATSTASIIQIRQNNNSVHGCQPPDLPTFIKNVVIQSNVQTPTLMATSVYLNKLKSVIPKNVYGIETTRHRIFLGCLILAAKTLNDSSPWNKHWTTYTEGLLRVREVNTIERELLEYFNWDVRITTPDLIKSLSYFLGPIKEQLFLQRRQELLLFNAPSPGQLKEYINHRRPISHSRSSSAISVPSLTSMTTVSTTDSRSSVLAKYQPPLPLVEFDNYNKENHVPPRNNDDMYNNFRAQEYVHPINHVDVTPRNSPITSHKPTVHQRLNFTRRGWSSFFKQ